A genomic window from Labrus bergylta chromosome 7, fLabBer1.1, whole genome shotgun sequence includes:
- the LOC109998724 gene encoding uncharacterized protein, with translation MADSGSLIAALLSSLLSLDVPPDLGAQVAELYRLQTALLRRRRLREMVERDRRRRQYLRRRRAFLLSSMAGILSLITVTRRPVWVINRSPAQNLWAGAQHFDEEEWKAQFRISRATFDFLLEEVGPAIKRRRTNFRAPIEPDRRLAIALWWFSRSGEYRTIAQMFGVGVATVCIVVRQVTAAILDRMYERYVSLPSGERLDETIRAFKDRCYPQCAGIIGGTHIPISAPRDNPDDYYNQNGWHSVILQAVVDHDARFTDVYAGWPGSTSTASVLSSSDLFLKAEDRPDGYLFPREKSIMSDGVEIPVHLIGDESFPLKPWLMKGYSQHHQLSPEQRRFTYTLSSARSVVDTAFMRLKGRWRCLLKKTDIDVSMMPRVVAACCVLHNMCEQLGDCFLPEWNADANPTVMSLRQPDTEPYEGDTYCTAEVIRDTITYNLLTILQY, from the exons ATGGCGGACAGTGGGTCCCTCATAGCGGCTCTGCTGAGCTCCTTGCTCTCCCTGGATGTTCCTCCGGACCTCGGGGCTCAGGTGGCCGAGCTGTACCGGCTCCAGACGGCCCTGCTGAGGCGGAGGAGGCTCCGcgagatggtggagagagaccgGCGGAGGAGACAGTACCTGCGGAGGAGGAGGGCGTTCCTGCTCTCCTCCATGGCCGGGATCCTTAGCCTCATCACGGTCACCAGGAGACCCGTGTGGGTCATTAACCGGAGCCCGGCGCAGAACCTGTGGGCCGGGGCGCAGCACTTCGACGAGGAGGAATGGAAGGCGCAGTTTCGGATCTCGAGAGCGACGTTTGACTTCCTGCTCGAAGAGGTCGGTCCCGCCATCAAACGACGCAGGACGAATTTCCGCGCGCCCATCGAACCGGACCGGAGGCTGGCCATCGCCCTGTGGTGGTTCTCCCGATCCGGGGAGTACCGAACCATCGCCCAAATGTTCG GTGTGGGCGTGGCCACCGTGTGTATCGTAGTCCGGCAGGTCACCGCCGCCATACTGGACCGCATGTATGAGCGTTACGTGTCGCTGCCCTCAGGTGAGAGGCTGGACGAAACCATCCGGGCCTTTAAAGACCGCTGCTACCCGCAGTGTGCCGGGATCATCGGCGGGACTCACATCCCCATCTCCGCCCCGAGGGACAACCCCGACGACTACTACAACCAGAACGGCTGGCACTCGGTCATCCTGCAGGCGGTGGTCGACCACGACGCCCG GTTCACAGACGTTTACGCCGGCTGGCCCGGCAGCACCAGCACGGCCTCGGTTCTGTCCAGCTCAGACCTGTTCCTGAAAGCAGAGGACCGGCCTGACGGGTACCTGTTCCCCAGAGAG AAATCCATCATGTCAGACGGCGTGGAGATCCCCGTCCATCTGATCGGAGACGAGTCGTTCCCTCTGAAGCCGTGGTTGATGAAAGGATACAGCCAACACCATCAGCTGTCTCCTGAACAGCGCCGCTTCACCTACACCCTCAGCTCCGCCCGCTCCGTGGTCGACACCGCCTTCATGCGTCTGAAAGGGCGTTGGAGGTGTCTGCTGAAGAAGACCGACATCGACGTGTCCATGATGCCGCGCGTAGTGGCTGCGTGCTGCGTCCTGCACAACATGTGTGAACAGCTGGGGGACTGTTTCCTGCCCGAGTGGAACGCCGACGCCAATCCAACTGTGATGAGTCTGAGACAACCGGACACGGAGCCGTACGAGGGAGACACGTACTGCACCGCCGAGGTCATCAGGGACACCATCACCTACAACCTGCTCACTATCCTGCAGTACTGA
- the LOC136179712 gene encoding involucrin-like isoform X2, translated as MLKLGSHCHTLISLVDPIISRARRQQDVSPLSRSREKVSVPLSSLLTPESRFLSSLCDVRTPLTLLWFSRWKLCSRDGQTCRSELTETMDTDFNQSPSEDQVQVFGPEEIQDSIHDQHSQTLPSDVNQDQVLDKTEEEVEDQKPPQDQLGEQEVLQSPSEELGEESELYKVNVDQSIRELDQDQEQVSQQDLDQDQATLQQSLDLDQDQDQAGCKQHLGQDQDRTGLHEHLDLNQDQAELPEHLDHDGDQDRGGLKEHLDLVQDRDGLQEHLGQDQDRTGLQEHLDQDQDRAGLQEHLGQDQDRAGLQEHLDQDQDRAGLQEHLNQDRDPAGLQEHLDQDQDLQATDEFGGSFPELVITQAEEVTMMEPD; from the exons ATGCTTAAACTGGGCTCTCACTGTCACACTTTAATCTCGTTAGTTGATCCTATAATTAGCCGAGCGAGGCGACAGCAGGACGTCTCTCCTCTCAGCAGgagcagagagaaagtgagCGTCCCTCTGAGCTCACTGCTAACACCTGAGAGTCGTTTTCTGAGCTCACTTTGTGATGTTCGCACGCCTCTGACTCTCCTCTGGTTCAGCAGGTGGAAGCTCTGCAGCAGAGACGGTCAGACTTGCAG ATCTGAGCTAACAGAGACCATGGACACGGACTTCAACCAGTCCCCGAGTGAGGATCAGGTCCAGGTCTTCGGACCTGAAGAGATACAGGACTCCATCCATGATCAGCACAGCCAGACTCTTCCCTCTGACGTAAACCAGGATCAGGTTTTAGACAAGACTGAGGAGGAAGTAGAAGATCAGAAACCTCCTCAGGACCAGCTGGGGGAGCAGGAAGTCCTCCAGAGTCCATCAGAAGAACTTGGTGAGGAGTCTGAACTTTACAAAGTCAACGTGGACCAATCGATCAGAGAGCTGGACCAGGATCAGGAGCAAG TCTCTCAGCAGGACCTGGATCAGGACCAAGCAACGCTTCAGCAGTCCTTAGACctggaccaggaccaggaccaagCTGGGTGTAAGCAGCACTTAGGCCAAGACCAGGACCGAACTGGGCTCCATGAGCACTTAGACCTGAATCAGGACCAAGCTGAGCTTCCGGAGCACTTAGACCATGACGGGGACCAGGACCGAGGTGGGCTTAAGGAGCACCTAGACCTTGTCCAGGACAGAGATGGGCTTCAGGAGCATCTAGGCCAGGACCAGGACAGAACTGGGCTTCAGGAGCACTtagaccaggaccaggacaGAGCTGGGCTTCAGGAGCACCTAGGCCAGGACCAGGACAGAGCTGGGCTTCAGGAGCACTtagaccaggaccaggacaGAGCTGGGCTTCAGGAGCACCTAAACCAGGACAGGGACCCAGCTGGGCTTCAGGAGCACTtagaccaggaccaggacctgCAGGCCACAGACGAGTTTGGAGGGAGCTTCCCGGAGCTGGTGATCACTCAGGCTGAGGAG gtgaccatgatggagccagactga
- the LOC109998727 gene encoding Iroquois homeobox protein 5a-like: protein MSYPQGFLFQPSVSLALHSPFSPGVLLGPRTEELGRSSSGSAFAPYSGSASSPGFNSHLPYGGEPRAAATLNSFMSPAYDPSSGISASLDYHPFGALGPYPYGDPAYRKNATRDATATLKAWLNEHRKNPYPTKGEKIMLAIITKMTLTQVSTWFANARRRLKKENKMTWTPRNRSEDEEDEDNIDLERNDEDDELMKTGDDEPEAKSEAVLRGPPSVSGSCVLAFRDDSSSETERGFTDPDCKDSGERRLPPLPGTAPLIGPLGSVRALEPERTSTDPSKDLSCGFIQGPNVAPKPKLWSLAEIATSSDKNKGSTDSSQSRGGTPQTPFHHSPALPRHLYYSSPFLPGYSSYAPLGPLSTPGSHLNGLQQAMLQRAEAALRDCKLRGHELKKGVTNT, encoded by the exons ATGTCTTATCCTCAGGGTTTCCTCTTCCAGCCGTCCGTGTCTCTGGCCCTGCACTCCCCCTTCAGTCCGGGGGTCCTCCTCGGGCCGCGGACGGAGGAGCTGGGCCGCTCCTCTTCGGGCTCTGCCTTCGCTCCGTACTCGGGATCAGCTTCCTCTCCCGGATTCAACTCACACCTCCCGTACGGCGGAGAGCCGCGGGCCGCCGCCACCCTCAACTCCTTCATG AGTCCGGCCTACGACCCGTCCTCAGGGATCTCCGCCTCCTTGGACTACCACCCGTTTGGGGCCCTGGGACCGTACCCGTATGGAGACCCCGCCTACAGGAAGAACGCCACACGGGACGCCACGGCCACATTGAAGGCATGGCTCAATGAGCACAGGAAGAACCCGTACCCCACCAAGGGCGAGAAGATCATGCTCGCCATTATCACCAAGATGACTCTGACACAGGTGTCCACATGGTTTGCCAACGCCCGCCGCCGGCTGAAGAAGGAGAACAAGATGACGTGGACGCCGAGGAACCGCagcgaggacgaggaggacgaggacaaCATCGACCTGGAACGGAATGACGAAGACGATGAGCTGATGAAGACGGGCGATGACGAGCCGGAGGCGAAGAGCGAGGCCG TGTTGCGTGGCCCCCCCTCGGTGTCTGGCTCGTGTGTGTTGGCGTTCAGAGACGACAGCAGCAGCGAAACAGAGCGAGGCTTCACTGATCCCGACTGCAAAGACTCTGGGGAGCGGAGgctgccccccctccccggCACTGCTCCCCTCATTGGGCCCCTGGGGTCGGTGAGAGCGCTGGAGCCCGAGCGAACATCGACCGATCCCTCTAAAGATCTCTCCTGTGGCTTCATCCAGGGGCCAAACGTGGCCCCCAAACCTAAACTGTGGTCCTTGGCGGAGATCGCCACATCATCggacaaaaacaaaggaagTACTGACTCCTCACAGAGCAGGGGGGGCACACCCCAGACCCCGTTCCACCACAGCCCCGCCCTGCCTCGACACCTCTACtactcctcccccttcctccctgGATACTCCAGTTACGCGCCCCTGGGGCCCCTGAGCACGCCCGGCTCTCATCTAAACGGATTACAGCAGGCAATGCTGCAGAGGGCCGAGGCGGCGCTCAGAGACTGTAAACTACGGGGTCACGAGCTGAAGAAAGGTGTGACGAACACGTag